One Rhizobium acidisoli DNA window includes the following coding sequences:
- a CDS encoding acyl-CoA dehydrogenase, protein MQHTREVFDWADPFRLVEQLTDEERMVQNTAHAYAQEKLAPRVLDAFRNEKTDPAIFREMGELGLLGPTISPDYGGAGLGYTAYGLIAREVERVDSGYRSMMSVQSSLVMVPIDTFGSEAQKLKYLPKLATGEWIGCFGLTEPDHGSDPGSMATRAKKVDGGYSLTGSKTWISNAPIADVFVVWAKTEDGLIRGFILEKGWKGLSAPAIHGKVGLRASITGEVVMDGVFVPEENLLPGVTGLKGPFTCLNSARFGIAWGALGAAEDCYARARQYTLERKQFGRPLAANQLIQKKLADMAAEISLGLQGCLRLGRMKEEGHPPVELTSILKRNSCGKALEIARAARDMLGGNGISDEFGIARHLVNLEVVNTYEGTHDIHALIIGRAITGIAAFAN, encoded by the coding sequence ATGCAGCATACGCGCGAGGTTTTCGACTGGGCCGACCCGTTCCGCCTGGTGGAGCAGCTGACCGACGAGGAGCGCATGGTGCAGAATACGGCCCATGCCTATGCGCAGGAAAAGCTCGCGCCCCGCGTTCTCGACGCCTTCCGCAATGAAAAGACCGACCCTGCAATCTTCCGCGAAATGGGCGAACTCGGCCTGCTCGGACCGACGATCTCGCCGGATTACGGCGGCGCCGGCCTCGGTTACACCGCCTACGGCCTGATCGCCCGCGAGGTCGAGCGGGTTGACAGCGGCTATCGTTCGATGATGAGCGTGCAGTCCTCGCTGGTGATGGTGCCGATCGACACCTTCGGCTCTGAAGCGCAGAAGCTGAAATACCTGCCGAAACTCGCCACCGGCGAATGGATCGGCTGTTTCGGCCTGACCGAACCCGATCACGGCTCCGATCCTGGCTCGATGGCGACACGCGCGAAAAAGGTTGACGGCGGCTACAGCCTCACCGGTTCGAAGACCTGGATTTCGAACGCGCCGATCGCCGATGTCTTCGTCGTCTGGGCAAAGACCGAGGACGGGCTGATCCGTGGCTTCATCCTCGAAAAGGGATGGAAGGGGCTTTCGGCGCCTGCCATCCACGGCAAGGTCGGCTTGCGCGCCTCGATCACCGGCGAAGTGGTGATGGACGGGGTCTTCGTGCCCGAGGAAAATCTTCTGCCCGGCGTCACCGGCCTGAAGGGACCGTTCACCTGCCTCAACTCGGCCCGCTTCGGCATCGCCTGGGGCGCGCTTGGTGCTGCCGAGGATTGTTACGCCAGGGCGCGGCAATACACGCTGGAGCGCAAGCAGTTCGGCCGGCCGCTCGCCGCCAATCAGTTGATCCAGAAGAAGCTCGCCGACATGGCGGCGGAGATCTCGCTCGGCCTGCAGGGCTGCCTGCGGCTCGGCCGCATGAAGGAGGAAGGTCATCCGCCGGTGGAGCTGACCTCGATCCTCAAGCGCAACAGCTGCGGCAAGGCGCTGGAGATTGCGCGCGCGGCCCGCGATATGCTCGGCGGCAACGGCATCTCCGACGAATTCGGCATCGCCCGCCATCTCGTCAACCTCGAAGTGGTCAACACCTATGAGGGCACCCACGACATCCACGCGCTGATCATCGGCCGGGCGATCACCGGCATCGCCGCGTTTGCGAACTAA
- a CDS encoding NAD(P)-dependent alcohol dehydrogenase codes for MTKVRALVLERQHELALRDIDLPLETGPGQVKIKIHTVGVCGSDVHYYTHGKIGPFIVNAPMVLGHEAAGTVVEVGAGVTHLKVGDRVCMEPGIPDPNSKASRLGMYNIDPAVTFWATPPIHGVLTPEVVHPANYTFKLPDNVSFAEGAMVEPFAVGMQAASKAKITPGDTAVVLGAGPIGTMVAIAALAGGCARAIVADLAQPKLDISAQYQGVIPVNIREKNLSEEVVRLTDGWGADVVFECSGSPKAWETIMALPRPGGVIVAVGLPVNPIGFDVSTASTKEIRIETVFRYAHQYERSIALLASGRVDLKPLISETFTFEESIKAFDRAVEARPSDVKLQIVME; via the coding sequence ATGACCAAAGTCCGTGCGCTGGTACTGGAGCGCCAGCATGAGCTTGCGCTTCGCGATATCGATCTGCCCCTGGAAACAGGACCGGGGCAGGTCAAGATCAAGATTCATACCGTCGGCGTCTGCGGTTCGGACGTCCACTATTATACCCATGGAAAGATCGGCCCCTTCATCGTCAACGCGCCGATGGTGCTCGGTCATGAGGCGGCAGGCACGGTGGTCGAAGTCGGGGCTGGTGTGACGCATCTGAAGGTCGGCGACCGGGTCTGCATGGAGCCCGGCATTCCCGACCCGAATTCCAAGGCTAGCCGGCTCGGCATGTACAATATTGACCCGGCCGTGACCTTCTGGGCGACGCCGCCGATCCATGGCGTGCTGACGCCGGAGGTCGTGCATCCCGCCAATTATACCTTCAAGCTGCCTGACAATGTCAGCTTCGCCGAGGGCGCCATGGTCGAGCCCTTTGCCGTCGGCATGCAGGCGGCCAGCAAAGCCAAGATTACACCCGGCGATACCGCCGTCGTCCTCGGCGCCGGGCCGATCGGCACGATGGTGGCGATCGCCGCCCTTGCCGGCGGCTGCGCCCGGGCGATCGTCGCCGATCTCGCCCAGCCGAAGCTCGATATATCAGCGCAATATCAGGGCGTCATTCCAGTCAATATCCGCGAAAAGAACCTGAGCGAAGAGGTCGTCCGGCTGACCGACGGTTGGGGTGCCGACGTGGTCTTCGAATGCTCCGGCTCGCCGAAGGCCTGGGAGACGATCATGGCGCTGCCGCGCCCGGGCGGCGTCATCGTCGCCGTCGGCCTGCCGGTCAACCCGATCGGTTTCGATGTCTCGACGGCATCGACCAAGGAGATCCGTATCGAGACGGTGTTCCGCTACGCGCACCAGTATGAGCGCTCGATCGCGCTGCTGGCATCCGGCCGCGTCGATCTGAAGCCGCTGATATCCGAGACCTTCACATTCGAGGAGTCGATCAAGGCCTTCGACCGCGCCGTCGAGGCTAGGCCGAGCGACGTCAAGCTGCAGATTGTCATGGAGTAG
- a CDS encoding DedA family protein — protein MSIELLIENYGLLAIFLGAAFEGETAAFLGGVIAHRELLPYWSASLAATAGSFAGDQFWFFAGRYAARWSLVRRLMEKPALARVTQLLEKYPTGFILAFRFLVGLRTISPIVIGTTRISTGKFVILNAIAALIWGQLFTALGYLFGHGIEQILGHLSLHRHLLIAFGAAAVAAAAALAFRKMRPSAGHS, from the coding sequence GTGTCCATCGAATTGCTGATCGAAAATTACGGCCTGCTGGCGATCTTTCTGGGGGCTGCCTTCGAAGGCGAAACGGCCGCCTTTCTCGGCGGCGTGATCGCTCATCGCGAGTTGCTTCCCTATTGGTCGGCGTCGCTCGCAGCCACGGCCGGATCCTTCGCCGGCGATCAGTTCTGGTTCTTTGCCGGCCGTTACGCGGCCCGCTGGAGCCTCGTCCGCCGGCTGATGGAAAAGCCGGCGCTCGCCCGCGTTACCCAACTTCTGGAAAAATATCCGACCGGCTTCATCCTTGCGTTTCGTTTCCTCGTCGGATTGCGGACGATCAGTCCCATCGTCATCGGGACAACGCGGATATCGACCGGAAAATTCGTCATCCTGAACGCCATCGCCGCTTTGATCTGGGGGCAGCTTTTCACCGCGCTCGGCTATTTGTTCGGGCACGGCATCGAGCAGATATTGGGCCACCTTTCCCTTCACCGCCATCTGCTGATTGCGTTCGGGGCCGCGGCTGTCGCCGCCGCCGCGGCCCTTGCCTTTCGCAAGATGAGGCCGAGCGCTGGGCATTCATAA
- a CDS encoding K(+)-transporting ATPase subunit F, whose protein sequence is MTLDYILSGAVTVFLTVYLTYALLRPERF, encoded by the coding sequence ATGACCCTCGATTATATCTTGAGCGGTGCCGTGACCGTGTTTCTCACCGTCTACCTCACCTACGCTCTGCTTCGCCCAGAACGCTTTTGA
- a CDS encoding FAD-containing oxidoreductase — MKNFDAIVIGAGQAGPSLAARMADKGMKVALIERKFLGGTCVNAGCMPTKTLVASARAAHVARSGAAYGVNIPGEIAIDMKVVRARAETVTMNARNGLIGWLGGMDGMSVIYGHARFESPKAVSVNGETLTAPRIFLNVGARPVIPELPGIHDIDYLTSTSIIQLDTLPRHLAVIGGSYIGLEFAQMYRRFGAEVSVIEHGPKLASREDEDISDAIAEILRAEGIGVHTDAGNIAFAGNGSGVSVTAGSATIDASHVLIATGRTPNTDDLGLDAAGVVTDKRGFIIVDDRLATNVEGIWALGDCNGHGAFTHTSYNDFEIAAANLLDGDDRKVSSRIPAYALYIDPPLGRVGMTEKQARQSGRKIMVSTRPMSRVGRANERGETKGFMKVIADAETKKILGAAILGIEGDEVIHGLIDAMNAGTTYPALQWSVPIHPTVSELIPTLLGDLKPVQP, encoded by the coding sequence ATGAAAAACTTCGACGCTATCGTTATCGGTGCCGGCCAGGCCGGCCCGTCGCTTGCCGCCCGCATGGCCGACAAGGGCATGAAGGTGGCGCTGATCGAACGCAAATTCCTTGGCGGCACCTGCGTCAATGCCGGCTGCATGCCGACCAAGACGCTGGTCGCCAGCGCCCGCGCCGCCCATGTCGCCAGAAGCGGCGCCGCCTACGGTGTCAACATCCCCGGCGAAATCGCCATCGACATGAAGGTGGTGAGGGCCCGCGCCGAAACCGTGACGATGAATGCCCGCAACGGCCTGATCGGCTGGCTCGGCGGCATGGACGGCATGAGCGTGATCTACGGCCACGCCCGTTTCGAGAGCCCGAAGGCTGTCAGCGTCAATGGCGAGACGCTGACTGCGCCGCGCATCTTCCTCAATGTCGGCGCGCGGCCGGTTATCCCCGAGCTGCCGGGTATCCATGATATCGATTACCTCACCAGCACTTCGATCATCCAGCTCGACACGCTGCCGCGGCATCTGGCGGTGATCGGCGGCAGTTATATCGGGCTGGAATTTGCGCAGATGTATCGCCGCTTCGGCGCCGAAGTCAGCGTCATCGAGCACGGGCCGAAGCTCGCATCGCGCGAGGACGAGGATATATCCGATGCGATCGCCGAGATCCTGCGCGCCGAAGGCATCGGCGTCCACACCGATGCCGGCAACATCGCCTTTGCGGGAAACGGCAGCGGGGTAAGCGTCACCGCCGGCTCGGCGACGATCGATGCGAGCCATGTGCTGATTGCCACCGGCCGCACCCCGAACACCGACGATCTCGGCCTCGATGCCGCCGGCGTCGTCACCGATAAACGCGGCTTCATCATCGTCGACGACAGGCTCGCCACCAATGTCGAGGGCATCTGGGCACTCGGCGACTGCAACGGCCACGGCGCCTTCACCCACACCTCCTACAATGATTTCGAGATCGCCGCCGCCAATCTGCTCGACGGCGACGACCGCAAGGTTTCGAGCCGCATTCCGGCCTATGCGCTCTATATCGACCCGCCGCTCGGCCGCGTCGGCATGACCGAGAAACAGGCGCGGCAGTCGGGGCGCAAGATCATGGTCTCGACCCGGCCGATGAGCCGGGTCGGCCGGGCCAACGAGCGCGGCGAGACCAAGGGCTTCATGAAGGTGATTGCCGACGCCGAGACCAAGAAAATCCTCGGCGCGGCGATACTGGGCATCGAGGGCGACGAGGTGATCCACGGGTTGATCGATGCGATGAATGCCGGGACTACCTATCCCGCTTTACAATGGTCGGTGCCGATCCATCCGACGGTGTCGGAGCTGATCCCGACGCTGCTTGGCGATCTGAAGCCGGTTCAGCCGTGA
- a CDS encoding copper resistance CopC family protein produces the protein MKSIASFCLFVSLLFIASEASAALEQASLPPQEQEVRLAPANLELTFTGPVDLARSTAVLLDARGTAIPTGKPFLSGPEGSIFKVPLDPAMAPGDYTVDWRVLSMDGRSAEGQYRFRVDP, from the coding sequence ATGAAGTCGATCGCGTCATTCTGTCTGTTCGTCTCCCTTCTCTTCATCGCAAGTGAGGCGTCTGCGGCGCTGGAACAAGCCTCTCTTCCGCCTCAGGAGCAGGAAGTAAGGCTGGCGCCGGCCAACCTCGAACTCACCTTCACCGGCCCGGTCGATCTTGCCCGTTCGACGGCCGTCCTGCTGGATGCTCGAGGGACGGCGATTCCCACCGGCAAGCCGTTTCTCTCCGGCCCTGAGGGATCGATCTTCAAGGTTCCGCTCGATCCGGCCATGGCGCCCGGCGATTATACCGTCGACTGGCGCGTCCTCTCGATGGACGGCCGCAGTGCCGAAGGCCAGTACCGGTTCCGGGTCGATCCTTAA